In Candidatus Defluviilinea proxima, a single genomic region encodes these proteins:
- a CDS encoding AAA family ATPase has product MSKKLQITDDLDALLDVLPLDIRRAVEKADNSDNLLEIILDLGRIPTVRFVDGEVNLRDTEITRAELDYVDERTGDFDADNRAGIERTLHRISAIRNRRGAVVGLTLRVGRAVYGTVDIMQDMIESGKSVLILGRPGVGKTTLLREAARILAESKRVVIVDTSNEIGGDGDVPHPAVGKARRMQVKVPTLQHEVMIEAVENHNPEVIVIDEIGRELEALAARTIAERGVQLIGTAHGQTLDNLLLNPTLSDLVGGIEAVTLSDEEARRRGTQKTVLERRAPPTFDVLIEIQTRDRFTVHLDIMASVDALLRGYPLSPEVRTRDEKGKIKVEKAEAVDKSRMDAKETKTPRRGRVTPLDQTQGRSVPASEEPYQTPRAVPSSTGAALQPVKVYPYGVARNRLQQAAKRLGLPAVIVRDVSEADALVTLRTYYRNRQQTVIEAEQRGMPIYVLRANTVAQVEQFLGDLYNLSAMQPIRDNMDDIRNETQQAIAAVLNGERWVDLPPGPSLVRRLQHEMARGAELVSHSYGKEPRRHVRIFRE; this is encoded by the coding sequence ATGAGTAAAAAACTACAAATAACTGACGACCTCGACGCGTTGCTCGATGTCCTTCCGCTTGATATTCGCCGTGCGGTGGAAAAAGCAGATAACAGCGACAACCTGCTCGAGATCATATTAGATCTGGGACGCATCCCCACTGTCCGTTTTGTGGATGGCGAGGTCAATTTGCGCGACACCGAGATCACACGTGCCGAGCTCGATTACGTTGATGAGCGCACCGGTGATTTCGACGCAGATAACCGTGCAGGCATCGAACGCACACTACACCGCATCTCCGCCATCCGTAATCGACGCGGCGCAGTGGTTGGCCTCACGCTTCGCGTTGGTCGCGCCGTCTATGGCACGGTGGACATCATGCAGGATATGATCGAGTCAGGCAAATCGGTCCTCATTCTCGGTCGCCCTGGTGTGGGCAAGACCACGCTCCTGCGTGAAGCCGCGCGCATTCTTGCCGAAAGCAAACGCGTGGTCATTGTGGATACGTCCAACGAAATCGGCGGTGACGGCGATGTGCCGCATCCCGCCGTGGGCAAGGCACGCAGAATGCAAGTCAAAGTGCCGACCCTGCAACATGAAGTCATGATCGAAGCCGTTGAGAATCACAACCCCGAAGTCATCGTCATTGACGAGATCGGGCGTGAACTCGAAGCCCTTGCCGCGCGTACCATCGCAGAACGCGGCGTGCAGCTCATCGGCACGGCGCACGGTCAGACACTCGATAATCTTTTGCTCAACCCAACGCTCAGTGATCTTGTCGGTGGCATCGAAGCGGTCACATTGTCGGATGAGGAAGCCCGTCGACGCGGCACCCAGAAAACAGTCCTCGAAAGACGCGCGCCTCCAACGTTCGATGTCCTCATCGAAATTCAAACCCGCGATCGTTTCACAGTCCATCTCGATATCATGGCGTCTGTGGATGCGCTCCTGCGCGGCTATCCGTTATCTCCCGAAGTGCGGACGCGCGATGAAAAGGGCAAGATCAAGGTTGAGAAAGCGGAAGCAGTTGACAAGTCCCGCATGGATGCGAAGGAAACGAAAACGCCCCGCCGTGGACGCGTAACGCCGCTCGATCAGACTCAGGGTCGGTCTGTTCCAGCATCCGAAGAGCCTTATCAAACACCCAGAGCCGTTCCGTCATCAACGGGCGCGGCATTGCAACCCGTGAAAGTCTATCCGTACGGTGTGGCACGCAACAGACTGCAACAAGCCGCAAAGAGACTTGGCTTACCAGCCGTCATCGTGCGCGATGTAAGTGAGGCCGATGCATTGGTGACATTGCGAACGTATTACCGCAACCGCCAACAGACAGTGATCGAAGCCGAACAACGCGGCATGCCAATCTATGTATTGCGCGCGAACACCGTGGCGCAAGTGGAGCAATTCCTTGGCGACCTGTATAACTTGAGCGCCATGCAACCCATCCGCGACAACATGGACGACATCCGCAACGAAACACAACAAGCGATAGCCGCAGTCCTCAACGGCGAACGCTGGGTGGACCTGCCCCCGGGCCCGTCACTCGTGCGAAGGCTCCAACACGAAATGGCGCGAGGCGCTGAGTTGGTCAGTCACTCGTATGGGAAAGAGCCGCGCAGGCATGTGAGGATATTTAGGGAATAA
- a CDS encoding glycosyltransferase family 39 protein, with translation MQTIRNPILIVIILLSLALGLATLTRGQDWGDDFASYIMQAQSVSNGTIQTFMQHNAFTVNKSFGYIGPIAYPWGYPLILVPAYLLRGVHPIVLKLPALFFFAGFLVCLYFWMKSRFTPTESLLIVSLFAFNPMLIGFLDYIVSDIPFLFFSTLTLLFLSRDKRFTVAGSIWIGLSIGFAFFIRKQGILLLPGYIVALTWNARKNKSDLNNIKMLVQHVLVITFTFALVWLTTALLFPGEGGSYFAQYGAFQLKTVIEFVGRYAVLFSSFFGDHWAWQILYWVTVIFFLIGAWTTWKDDKHLLFFFVIWMLFLITWPFWQGERFIFPLLPIYVYFVFSGMKTSIARLPISLRKTGTTIFYTFWIVVSVVFLFISSVGAYTNLRANRDSAGPFDAYSDEMFNFIRDNTSPDSVVVFFKPRAMSLFTGRYSMRVIECRYLRDGDYVSLHKKWDNSQILPDQIDECGIPLKNVYENRRFIVYEILK, from the coding sequence ATGCAAACAATACGCAATCCAATTTTGATTGTCATTATTCTATTGAGTCTTGCGCTTGGGTTGGCAACACTTACCCGTGGACAGGATTGGGGCGATGATTTTGCATCTTACATTATGCAGGCGCAAAGTGTTTCTAATGGCACGATACAAACGTTTATGCAACACAATGCATTTACCGTGAATAAATCTTTTGGATATATTGGGCCAATTGCTTATCCATGGGGATATCCACTAATCCTTGTTCCCGCATATCTTTTACGCGGTGTACACCCCATTGTTTTGAAATTGCCCGCATTGTTCTTCTTCGCTGGTTTTTTAGTTTGTTTATATTTTTGGATGAAGAGCCGCTTCACTCCGACCGAAAGCCTGCTCATTGTTTCCTTATTCGCTTTCAACCCGATGCTGATCGGCTTTCTCGATTACATTGTCTCTGATATACCCTTTCTGTTTTTCTCAACATTGACATTGTTGTTCCTATCAAGGGACAAACGATTCACAGTAGCTGGTTCCATCTGGATCGGACTCTCTATTGGTTTTGCTTTCTTCATCCGCAAACAAGGGATATTACTTTTGCCTGGCTATATCGTAGCACTCACGTGGAATGCAAGAAAGAATAAGAGTGACCTGAACAACATTAAGATGCTTGTTCAACATGTACTCGTTATTACGTTTACATTTGCGTTGGTGTGGTTGACCACGGCCTTGTTGTTTCCCGGTGAGGGCGGATCTTATTTTGCGCAATACGGTGCATTTCAATTAAAGACTGTTATAGAGTTTGTCGGGCGGTATGCAGTTTTATTTAGTTCTTTTTTCGGTGACCATTGGGCTTGGCAAATATTGTATTGGGTCACTGTTATCTTCTTCTTGATCGGCGCATGGACAACATGGAAGGATGACAAGCACTTGCTCTTTTTCTTTGTTATCTGGATGCTCTTTCTTATCACCTGGCCCTTTTGGCAGGGAGAGAGGTTTATCTTTCCGTTGTTGCCCATATACGTGTATTTTGTGTTTTCGGGAATGAAGACATCGATTGCCCGTCTGCCAATATCTCTTCGCAAAACCGGGACAACGATCTTTTATACTTTTTGGATTGTTGTGTCCGTTGTGTTCCTCTTTATATCAAGCGTAGGTGCATACACAAACCTGCGAGCAAACAGGGATAGCGCTGGTCCGTTCGATGCATACAGCGATGAAATGTTCAACTTCATCAGAGACAATACATCGCCTGACAGCGTCGTTGTTTTCTTCAAGCCACGCGCCATGAGTTTGTTCACGGGGCGATATTCCATGCGAGTGATCGAATGTCGTTACCTGCGTGATGGAGACTATGTATCCCTTCATAAAAAATGGGACAATAGCCAAATCTTGCCCGATCAAATAGATGAGTGTGGGATTCCTCTAAAGAACGTTTACGAAAACCGAAGATTTATTGTTTACGAAATATTGAAATAA
- a CDS encoding DsbA family protein, which yields MPTKSTKNLMDEEPLIEEPLITPEYAEEPVITESAPAEMFSFKVSHFYAIITVFAFAAGVILGYVVWGFDASGKEIPVVAAQAGGPVVEAPVTQQPQFTRYKVASEGFPSIGPADAPITIIEFSDYQCPFCRRWHQEVYQPLLNAYPGKIKFVYRNLPLTSIHPDAQPAAEAALCAGEQDAYWQFHEKLFSSDALSKEVYLQYAQELSLDTTSFEACITDHKYASDIQSDSDFALNLGVSSTPTFFINGLAVVGAQPLDIFKQIIDKELAGEIPQ from the coding sequence ATGCCCACAAAATCAACAAAAAATTTAATGGATGAAGAACCTCTTATCGAAGAGCCTTTGATTACGCCGGAATATGCTGAAGAACCTGTGATCACAGAATCAGCACCAGCTGAAATGTTCTCTTTCAAGGTCAGTCATTTTTACGCGATCATTACCGTTTTCGCTTTTGCCGCAGGCGTGATCCTTGGTTATGTAGTTTGGGGATTCGATGCTTCAGGGAAAGAAATCCCTGTTGTGGCCGCGCAGGCTGGAGGTCCAGTAGTGGAGGCGCCTGTCACACAACAGCCGCAATTCACACGCTATAAAGTCGCATCCGAAGGCTTCCCATCCATCGGACCCGCCGATGCTCCCATCACCATCATTGAATTCAGTGATTACCAATGTCCGTTTTGCAGACGCTGGCATCAGGAAGTTTATCAACCTCTGCTGAACGCGTATCCGGGCAAGATCAAATTTGTCTATCGCAACCTGCCGCTTACGTCCATTCACCCTGATGCACAACCTGCCGCAGAAGCCGCCTTGTGTGCCGGTGAACAGGATGCCTATTGGCAGTTCCACGAAAAGTTATTCAGCAGTGATGCGTTGAGCAAGGAAGTCTATCTGCAATATGCACAGGAACTTAGTCTGGATACAACTTCATTCGAAGCGTGCATTACAGACCACAAATATGCATCCGATATTCAATCAGATAGTGATTTTGCTCTCAACCTCGGTGTAAGCTCAACACCCACATTCTTTATCAATGGGCTTGCGGTCGTGGGCGCTCAACCACTCGATATTTTCAAGCAGATCATCGATAAGGAACTGGCGGGTGAAATTCCGCAGTAA
- the pdxS gene encoding pyridoxal 5'-phosphate synthase lyase subunit PdxS, which produces MEVKTGTWTEKKGLAQMLKGGVIMDVVNAEQAKIAEDAGACAVMALERVPADIRADGGVARMSDPDMILKIIDAVTIPVMAKCRIGHFVEAQILESLGIDYIDESEVLTPADEEHHILKHNFKVPFVCGCRNIGEALRRIGEGAAMIRTKGEAGTGDVVEAVRHARSVIGSIRQLQTMGDEELMAFAKNNGAPYELVKETKELGRMPVVNFAAGGVATPADAALMMQLGVDGVFVGSGIFKSGDPAKRANAIVKAVTHYKDASILAEVSKNLGEAMVGRNTSAMPEAEKLAGRGW; this is translated from the coding sequence ATGGAAGTTAAGACTGGTACATGGACTGAGAAAAAAGGGTTGGCGCAAATGCTTAAGGGCGGCGTCATCATGGATGTGGTGAATGCCGAGCAAGCTAAGATCGCGGAAGATGCGGGTGCGTGTGCGGTGATGGCACTGGAACGTGTGCCTGCTGATATTCGTGCGGATGGTGGTGTGGCACGTATGTCTGACCCCGATATGATCTTGAAGATCATTGATGCGGTGACGATCCCTGTGATGGCAAAATGCCGCATTGGACATTTTGTTGAGGCGCAGATTCTTGAATCGTTAGGCATTGATTACATCGACGAATCTGAAGTGTTGACACCTGCCGATGAAGAGCATCATATTTTGAAGCACAACTTTAAAGTTCCGTTCGTATGCGGATGCCGCAATATCGGTGAGGCATTACGTCGTATTGGTGAGGGCGCAGCGATGATCCGCACCAAAGGCGAAGCAGGCACAGGCGATGTAGTGGAAGCGGTTCGTCATGCACGTTCGGTGATCGGTTCGATCCGCCAATTGCAAACGATGGGCGATGAAGAGTTAATGGCGTTCGCTAAGAATAATGGCGCGCCCTATGAACTCGTGAAAGAGACAAAGGAACTTGGACGTATGCCTGTTGTTAATTTTGCCGCGGGCGGCGTTGCGACTCCTGCTGATGCGGCATTGATGATGCAACTTGGTGTGGACGGTGTGTTCGTTGGCTCTGGCATCTTCAAGAGCGGTGACCCTGCCAAACGCGCGAATGCCATCGTCAAGGCAGTGACGCATTACAAGGACGCATCCATTCTCGCAGAGGTGAGCAAGAATCTCGGTGAGGCAATGGTTGGGCGCAATACATCGGCGATGCCTGAAGCGGAAAAACTTGCAGGACGTGGCTGGTAA
- a CDS encoding DUF4177 domain-containing protein, translated as MNDEIKKWEYRVQTIGSMFGTKDEIVQSTLDEWGEEGWEVINVFTPEGSGKITIVAKRPLTEQARRARSMPQMG; from the coding sequence ATGAACGATGAAATCAAAAAATGGGAATATCGTGTTCAAACGATTGGTAGCATGTTTGGAACAAAAGATGAAATCGTACAGTCTACGTTGGATGAGTGGGGCGAAGAAGGGTGGGAAGTGATCAATGTGTTTACGCCTGAAGGTAGTGGCAAAATCACCATCGTTGCTAAACGACCTTTAACAGAACAAGCACGTCGTGCACGGTCTATGCCTCAGATGGGATAA
- a CDS encoding GntR family transcriptional regulator, with product MANKKLILQTDFRSGLPIYTQIVNQVQAQVVSGILKPGDQLPTVRALAEELRVNFNTVARAYRILDEARIISTQQGRGTYITEIPPPNVSDKLRKETLEALTQRYISEAMRLDFSKSEIRQMVSDQLKAWSESNKSAE from the coding sequence ATGGCAAATAAGAAACTGATCCTTCAAACAGATTTCCGCTCGGGGTTACCCATCTATACACAGATCGTCAATCAGGTGCAGGCTCAGGTCGTTAGCGGAATTCTCAAGCCAGGTGACCAGTTGCCAACAGTCCGTGCATTGGCAGAAGAGTTGAGGGTTAACTTCAACACAGTGGCTCGTGCCTATCGCATACTCGATGAAGCCCGCATCATATCTACACAACAAGGACGCGGTACATACATCACTGAGATCCCGCCGCCGAATGTCAGCGATAAATTACGTAAAGAAACTTTGGAAGCGTTGACACAAAGATATATAAGCGAAGCCATGCGATTGGATTTCTCAAAGAGTGAGATCAGGCAAATGGTTAGCGACCAACTCAAAGCTTGGAGCGAATCGAATAAGTCCGCAGAATAA
- a CDS encoding deoxynucleoside kinase, whose product MKKFIAVAGNIGVGKSTLVEMLCVRLGWEPFYEPVTENPYLVDFYKDMGAWAFHSQVFFLTHRLRSHYKLGQHPSSVVQDRSVYEDAEIFAHNLFLQGHINQRDYQTYRELYETTSRLLPPPDLVVYLRASVPTLQNRISNRGRGYEQTISAEYLQGLNTLYEQWIENFTLCPVLAVPADDLDYVSHSGHLKLILEKVQDKLTGKEEVVFEPEEVARAAADD is encoded by the coding sequence ATGAAAAAATTCATTGCGGTAGCAGGAAACATCGGCGTCGGAAAATCCACACTGGTGGAAATGCTGTGTGTGCGGTTAGGGTGGGAACCATTCTACGAGCCAGTCACTGAGAATCCCTACCTTGTAGATTTCTATAAGGATATGGGGGCATGGGCCTTCCACTCGCAAGTATTCTTCCTCACACACCGTCTACGTTCACATTACAAATTGGGACAACACCCCAGCTCTGTTGTGCAAGATCGAAGCGTGTATGAAGATGCCGAGATCTTTGCTCACAACCTCTTCCTGCAAGGACACATCAATCAGCGGGATTATCAAACCTATCGTGAACTCTACGAAACGACATCACGCCTCCTTCCGCCCCCGGATCTGGTCGTTTATCTACGGGCCTCTGTCCCCACTTTGCAAAATCGCATCTCCAACCGCGGACGCGGCTACGAGCAGACCATCTCAGCCGAATACCTGCAGGGGCTAAACACCCTCTACGAACAATGGATCGAGAACTTCACGCTTTGCCCCGTCCTCGCCGTCCCTGCCGATGACTTGGACTACGTCTCACACTCTGGGCACTTGAAATTGATCCTCGAAAAAGTACAGGATAAGTTGACTGGTAAAGAAGAAGTGGTCTTCGAGCCAGAAGAAGTAGCCCGCGCCGCCGCAGATGATTGA
- the pdxT gene encoding pyridoxal 5'-phosphate synthase glutaminase subunit PdxT codes for MKIGVLALQGDFSEHIAMLKKLKVDASEVRLPKHLDGLDGLIIPGGESTTIGKLAVAYDLMEPLKQFGQRHAIWGTCAGAIFISKDISRDQPLLKLMDIKVQRNAFGRQIDSFETDLDIPELKQATNSDSPYHAVFIRAPIIESVSGDAKILASVSDGRIVAAQQGHLLATSFHPELTNDTRFHEYFLTLVD; via the coding sequence ATGAAAATCGGTGTCTTAGCTTTACAAGGAGATTTCTCCGAACATATCGCGATGCTCAAGAAATTGAAAGTGGATGCATCCGAAGTACGCTTGCCCAAACACTTAGACGGTCTCGATGGCCTTATCATTCCTGGTGGCGAGTCCACAACGATCGGTAAGCTGGCAGTTGCATACGATCTGATGGAGCCGTTGAAGCAGTTCGGTCAACGCCATGCGATCTGGGGAACATGTGCGGGCGCGATCTTTATTTCAAAAGATATAAGCCGCGACCAACCTCTATTGAAGTTGATGGATATTAAAGTTCAGCGCAATGCATTCGGTCGACAGATCGATTCGTTTGAAACAGATCTGGATATTCCTGAACTCAAACAAGCCACCAATTCGGATTCACCATATCATGCAGTCTTCATCCGCGCACCGATCATTGAATCAGTGAGCGGAGACGCAAAGATTCTCGCCTCGGTTTCTGACGGGAGGATTGTTGCCGCTCAACAAGGGCATCTCCTCGCTACATCCTTTCACCCCGAGTTGACAAACGATACGCGCTTCCATGAATACTTTTTGACATTGGTTGATTAA
- a CDS encoding GAF domain-containing sensor histidine kinase: MNTNTGKLRDLEGRQNQLLRLVELSVTLNSTLDLDQLLQQITATATELLDCEASSILLYDEKNPRLYFAAATGSDPAELAKIPVPIENSLAGTIFRTNQPMILNNVEQDPRHYSLVSDQVKFQTRTLLGVPMPIKDRTMGVLEAINKREGEFTDRDVAILSVTAAHAAIAINNARLLRQTKLALEKVRETNNIKSNFLALASHELRTPLGIIIGYATFLQQDAQGELSDHAQQVLNAASQMRSLLDQMNNLTLLQADEMQLRPQKISIQDVLNFACDEILYSAARRNLELTYAFGDDPIYVNVDQEKTTLAFVNLLNNAIRFSPEGKAIVIGAVQQGDKVMAWVQDNGIGIPTDKLQKVFEEFYQIEPPNTRHYGGLGIGLTIAKGLIEVQGGKIWAESEGLGTGTTLKVILPKA, encoded by the coding sequence ATGAATACAAACACTGGAAAACTTCGCGATTTGGAAGGGCGGCAGAATCAATTATTACGTCTTGTGGAATTGAGTGTCACGCTCAACTCCACACTTGACCTCGACCAATTGCTTCAGCAAATCACCGCCACCGCAACGGAACTTCTCGATTGTGAAGCGTCATCTATCTTGTTGTATGACGAAAAGAATCCGCGTTTGTATTTTGCCGCAGCCACGGGTTCAGACCCGGCGGAGCTGGCAAAGATCCCTGTGCCTATCGAGAACAGTCTGGCAGGGACGATCTTCCGTACGAATCAGCCGATGATCCTAAATAACGTGGAGCAGGACCCGCGCCATTATTCCCTCGTTTCCGATCAAGTCAAATTCCAAACACGGACGTTGCTCGGTGTTCCCATGCCTATAAAAGATCGGACGATGGGCGTGTTGGAAGCGATCAATAAACGTGAAGGTGAATTCACAGACCGCGATGTAGCGATCCTTTCCGTCACTGCCGCGCATGCTGCCATTGCGATTAATAACGCGCGGTTATTACGCCAAACAAAACTGGCTTTGGAAAAGGTCAGGGAAACCAATAACATCAAGAGCAACTTCCTTGCTTTAGCTTCACACGAACTGCGGACCCCATTAGGTATCATTATCGGGTATGCGACCTTTTTACAGCAGGATGCCCAAGGCGAACTTTCTGATCACGCGCAACAAGTGCTGAATGCGGCATCACAGATGCGGTCGTTGCTCGACCAAATGAATAACCTGACTCTCTTGCAAGCAGACGAGATGCAGTTACGCCCGCAAAAGATTTCTATTCAGGATGTTTTGAATTTCGCCTGTGATGAGATTTTGTATTCTGCCGCAAGACGTAATCTGGAATTGACCTATGCTTTCGGCGATGATCCCATCTACGTGAACGTGGATCAGGAAAAGACAACATTGGCATTTGTAAATCTGTTGAACAACGCCATCCGCTTTTCGCCTGAAGGGAAAGCGATCGTTATTGGCGCAGTGCAACAAGGTGACAAAGTTATGGCTTGGGTACAAGATAATGGCATCGGCATTCCCACGGACAAACTACAAAAAGTGTTCGAAGAGTTCTATCAAATCGAACCTCCTAACACACGTCACTATGGCGGCCTTGGCATTGGTCTCACCATCGCAAAAGGTCTGATCGAAGTACAAGGTGGAAAGATCTGGGCCGAGTCTGAAGGTCTTGGTACAGGGACAACCCTCAAGGTTATATTGCCAAAAGCGTAG
- a CDS encoding slipin family protein: MHIPPIAGTMFSVTMVIAILGAIFGDGKLSDAVLGAWVLGWTLIGSYILFALKVANQWEKAVVLRLGKFHGLKGPGLFWIIPLVDTASSWIDHRVIVTSFSAEKTLTKDTVPVDVDAVLFWVVWDGEKAALEVKDYQSAISWSAQTALRDIIGRMMLADILVGRSAIDEELQHIIDERTTPWGITVQSVEIRDIVIPQVLEDAMSRQAQAERERQARVILGESEEQIAASFSKASEAYINNPTALHLRAMNMLFEGLKEKGALVIVPSSAVDTMNLGSLSGMVSLAQNNLPKQES, translated from the coding sequence ATGCACATTCCGCCGATTGCTGGAACCATGTTCAGTGTGACGATGGTGATCGCCATACTTGGAGCAATTTTTGGTGATGGCAAACTCAGTGATGCAGTGCTTGGTGCCTGGGTGCTCGGTTGGACACTGATCGGCTCGTACATTTTGTTTGCCTTGAAAGTGGCGAATCAATGGGAAAAGGCCGTGGTGCTGAGATTGGGAAAATTCCATGGGTTGAAAGGTCCAGGATTGTTTTGGATCATCCCGCTGGTGGATACGGCTTCCTCATGGATCGATCATCGTGTGATCGTTACTTCGTTCTCAGCAGAAAAGACTCTGACGAAGGATACGGTTCCTGTTGATGTAGATGCTGTATTGTTCTGGGTTGTGTGGGATGGGGAGAAAGCTGCGCTCGAAGTGAAAGATTATCAATCTGCGATCTCATGGTCAGCGCAAACCGCATTGCGGGACATTATTGGACGAATGATGCTGGCGGATATTCTTGTGGGACGCTCGGCGATTGACGAAGAACTTCAGCACATCATTGATGAGCGTACAACGCCTTGGGGAATCACTGTGCAATCGGTCGAGATCCGTGACATTGTCATTCCGCAAGTGCTGGAAGATGCCATGTCTCGGCAGGCACAGGCTGAGCGTGAACGCCAGGCACGCGTCATTCTCGGTGAGTCGGAAGAGCAAATTGCTGCATCGTTTTCAAAGGCTTCAGAAGCGTATATCAATAACCCCACAGCCTTGCACTTGCGCGCAATGAACATGCTCTTCGAAGGCTTGAAAGAAAAAGGCGCGCTTGTGATCGTGCCAAGTTCTGCAGTGGACACGATGAATCTCGGCAGTTTGAGTGGTATGGTCTCACTGGCACAGAACAATTTGCCGAAGCAAGAGTCGTGA
- a CDS encoding SdpI family protein: protein MSTRNTTVIVLILIVAAVLAGLLLWNKLPDQMASHWDINDQVNGYMPKFWGVFLMPLIVLGMSVLFLVTPNIDPLKANIAQFREAFNLFVILIVVFMLYIHGLTLAWSLGYTDFKMSTSMLPAMGLLFVFIGFMLRKAKRNFFIGIRTPWTLSSDTVWDKTHQLGAVLFMASGVLTFIGGIFGGVTAFWFLFVPLIGSTIFLLIYSYVLYQRESKA from the coding sequence ATGTCTACTCGTAATACTACTGTTATCGTTTTGATCCTGATCGTAGCCGCAGTGCTTGCAGGATTATTGCTCTGGAACAAACTTCCTGACCAAATGGCCTCACATTGGGACATCAATGACCAAGTGAATGGTTATATGCCCAAGTTCTGGGGTGTGTTTCTGATGCCGCTTATCGTGCTGGGAATGTCTGTGTTATTCCTTGTTACGCCAAACATTGATCCGCTCAAGGCAAACATCGCCCAATTTCGCGAAGCGTTCAACCTGTTCGTTATTTTGATCGTGGTGTTTATGCTTTACATTCACGGATTAACTTTAGCCTGGAGTCTCGGTTATACCGATTTCAAGATGAGCACATCCATGTTACCTGCGATGGGACTTCTCTTTGTGTTTATTGGCTTCATGCTTCGTAAGGCAAAGCGGAACTTCTTCATCGGCATCCGCACACCATGGACTTTGAGCAGTGACACTGTCTGGGACAAGACCCACCAGCTAGGTGCTGTGCTTTTCATGGCTTCTGGCGTGCTGACGTTTATCGGAGGAATTTTTGGTGGCGTAACGGCCTTTTGGTTCCTCTTTGTCCCACTAATTGGGTCGACGATTTTTCTGCTCATCTACTCGTATGTGTTGTATCAAAGAGAATCAAAGGCATAA
- a CDS encoding CPBP family intramembrane metalloprotease, with translation MKTFINWKIFFILWLAAILATLAVLPYSLELQSGLITQLDLPISLPALIALQTLQTGILFAVLIFIGLILMERIGLSSPILDSVASGESYADKFSAILPISVGLGIVASLFIIGLGFIFQPMLVQELGDKANALNLTTQPAVWKGFLASFYGGIGEEILLRLFVMSLLAWLGSFISKTSEGKPTNTIFWVANILAAILFGLGHLPAVSTLVPLTTLVVVRTVVLNAVGGVIFGWLYQTRGLESAMIAHFSADIVLHVLLAL, from the coding sequence ATGAAAACATTCATTAACTGGAAAATCTTTTTTATCTTATGGCTTGCGGCGATTCTCGCCACATTAGCTGTACTACCTTATTCGCTGGAATTGCAATCGGGACTTATCACACAACTTGACCTACCCATATCACTTCCTGCGCTGATTGCACTTCAGACTCTTCAAACTGGCATTCTCTTTGCCGTCCTCATTTTCATTGGATTGATTCTGATGGAGCGCATCGGTCTTTCATCACCGATACTTGACTCAGTTGCGAGCGGCGAATCCTATGCTGACAAATTCTCTGCCATCCTGCCCATTAGTGTTGGACTTGGAATCGTCGCATCGCTCTTTATCATCGGTTTAGGTTTTATCTTTCAACCCATGTTGGTACAGGAACTTGGTGATAAAGCCAACGCGCTAAATCTAACTACACAACCCGCAGTGTGGAAAGGATTCCTTGCATCATTCTACGGCGGCATTGGCGAAGAGATTCTGTTGCGGCTGTTTGTCATGTCTTTGCTGGCGTGGCTTGGTTCATTCATCAGCAAGACATCCGAAGGCAAACCGACAAATACCATCTTTTGGGTTGCTAACATTCTCGCGGCAATTTTGTTCGGTCTTGGGCATTTGCCTGCTGTATCAACACTTGTTCCACTTACAACGCTTGTTGTGGTTCGTACCGTGGTGCTGAACGCAGTTGGCGGCGTCATCTTTGGCTGGCTCTATCAAACTCGCGGACTTGAATCTGCGATGATTGCGCATTTCTCTGCTGATATCGTCTTACATGTATTACTCGCTTTATAG